The genomic region GAAGGCGTAGCCGCCGAAGCCCTCGGCGACGAGGCGGCGCAGGGTGACGTTGCCGGGGTCGGAGACGAGCATCGCCTCGATCAGCTTGAGCTGGGAGGCGACGGCGTCGCGGCCCAGCTGGTAATCGGGCTCCTCCAGGGCGGCCTTGCGCCCTCGCTCGAGCATGGAGGCGGTCGTGCGCACGGCGTACCGGTCGATGGAGCCGCAGGCCGTGGAGGCGAGGCAGGCGGCCGCGAGGAGCAGCTTATTCCTCATATGGGGGGCTATCGTAGCAAAATCGGGCGGACGGGAGAGGTCAGTTGAGGCGCGAGGGAGGGCTGGGCTCGACGCCGCGGGCGGCGCTGTTGAACAGGTTGAAGGCCTGGCCGCCCTTGATCGAGATGACCCAGCGGGAGCCGCCGCCGGGGCCGCGGTTGAGCGCGTAGGCGACGTCGACGCGGCCCACGCCGCCGCTGCGCGAGCGCGTCGAGGCCGCGCGCAGGCCCATGCCGATGTCGGACTTGATGTTCCGCAGCGTGAGGTCGTCGCCCTCGCGGCCGACGACGCCGCTGTCCACGAAGACGGCCGCGCCCAGGCGCACGAGATGGAAGAACTCGCCGGGGAAGAAGAAGCGGTCCTCGAAGTTCACGAGCACGGCCTGGCCGCCGACGAAGCTGTTGTTCTTGTAGCCGCGCAGGCCCGTGCTGCCGCCGAGCGCGATCGCGTTGTCCCGGTCGAGGTACTTCCCGAAGGCGCCCTCGAGATGCCCGACCAAGGTGTGGTCCCCGCGCCAGTTCGTCTTCCAGAAGAAGTTGAGGTCCGCGTTCGCCAGAGAGTTCTCCCAGCGCCCGGCAACGGTCCGCCCGGTCAGGGCCACCCGTCCGATCGCGAAGCGGCCGGGGGCGAAGCTCACGCCCTGCTGGTTCGAGGCGCTGAAGATGACGCGGTCGCGGTCGGAGCCCGTCTTGGCCGACATCCAGCCGGCGCGGGCGGAGAGCTCGTTGCCGAGGTTGAAGTCCTCGACGCGCTCCATCCGGTCGATGTAGTTCTCCTTGATGTAGTCGGGCTGGACCCACGAGTAGCCGATCGTCGGGCCCGACAGCTCCCGGTTGTCGGGCAAAGTGCCGGGGACGGTCCCCGGCGCGGCGCCGCTCATGCTCTCGTACTGCGCCCGGTCGCTGTACCAGCCGCCCTCGACGCGCTGGACGAAGATCTTGTCCGCCTCGAGCCTCCGGCCGAGAGAGCCCTCGACGACGCGGCGGCGCACGCGGAACTCGGTGTACTCCTCCGCGTCCCGGTAGACGGATCTCTCCGACACCGAGCGCTGCCAGGAGACCGCCGAGGCGCGCGGCGAGTCGAGCGAGTAGAAGGGGCTCGTCAGCGACGCGATGCCGGCGTCGCCCGCGGTGCCGCGGGAGTACCCGGCGTTCAGCGCCAGGCGCGTGCCCATGAAGCGCGGGTCGCCGTAGCTGTAGGAGCTCGTGGTCTTTCTGCCGGTGCGCCCGTAGTCGAAGGCGAGGCTCTTGCCGTAGCCGAGGATGTTGCCTTCCTCGAGGCCGACGCCGAAGAAGCTCTCCCCGCCCTCCGTGCCCGCCGCGAAGCGCGGGTTCGTGGTCCAGCTGTCCTGGCTGCGCACGACCGCGTCGACCTCCCCGCCGGGCCGCTTGACCGGGATGATGTCCACGCGGCGGAAGGACCCGTTCGCGCGCAGGTTGCGTTCGGACTGGATGACCAGCAGCGGGTCCCAGACCTCGCCGGGCGCGAACAGGAGCTCGCGCCGGATGACGGACTCTCGCGTCGGGTAGTGGATCTTGTTGGCGAGGCGGAACGGCCACCAGTCCTCGCCGGGGACCGTCGGATCGAACACGTTGACGCGCTCGATCCGGATCTCGGCGATGTTCGCCCCGGGGGCCTCGGACGGGTACCCCGGGGATTCGTGGGCGGCGGCGGGAAGGGCGAGCAGGACCGCGGCCGCAGTGAGGCCGGCGGCCCTCATCGGCGCCGGAGACGCCCCAGGATCTCGGAGGTCGAGTGCGAGCGGTTCAGGGTGTAGAAATGGATCCCGGGCGCGCCTCGGTCGAGCAGCTCGCGGCACTGCCGGGCGCCCCACTCGACGCCCTCGCGGAGGACGGCCTCGGCGTCGCCTTGGACCTTGGCCATGCGCTCCTCGAGCTCGTGGGGGATCTTGGCGCCGCACATCGACTGGAACCGCTTGAGCTGGGCGTACGCGGTGACGGGCATGATGCCCGGCACGATCGGCGCGGTCACCCCGGCCGCGCGCGCGCGCGCGACGAACGCGAAGTAGTCCTTGTTGTCGAAGAAGAGCTGGGTCAGCGCCCAGTCCGCGCCCTCGCCGCATTTCCGCGCGAAGCGGGCGAGGTCGTCCTCGGGCGACTTCGCCTCCGGGTGGGTCTCGGGGTAGCCGGCGACGGCCATCTTGAAGCCCCCCCGCTTCTTGACGAAGGCGACGAGGTCGGAGGCGTAGCCGAAGTCCCGCTCTCCGGGCGGCGCCACGGGCTGGTCCTTCGGCGCGTCCCCGCGGAGCGCGACGAGGTGGCGGATGCCGAGGACCTCCAGGCGGGCGAGCACGGCGGTGATCTCGTCGCGCGTGTGCGCGATGCAGGTCAGGTGGCAGACCGTCGTGAGGCCCGTCTCGTTCTGGATGCGGCCCGCGGCCTCGACGGTGCGGCCCCGTCCGGAGCCGCCCGCGCCGTAGGTCAGGGAGACGTAGTCCGGATCGAGGCCCTTGAGCTCCTTGACGTCCGCGATGAACTTGTCGAGGTCCTCCGGCGCCTTGGGCAGGAAGAATTCGAACGAGAAGAGCGGGCGCCCTTTGCCGAACAGCTCGGAGATGTCGTGCACTCCGCTGATATTACCAAATGTCGGCGGCGCGTCGCTTTTATGACAAGTCCATGTAGGCCGCTTGGCGGTCCCGCCGAACGAGAACGCCCCGGGCCCGGATCCGAATCCCGCTAAGACGACTTTCCTTTGGCCGATCGGGATTCGGATTCCTCGATCAGCCGCTTGTACTCGTCGATGACGGTGGGGTCGGTGTTGACCATGCTCGCGGTCTTGAAGTCGCCCGCGGCGTTGCCGAACTTCTGGGAGGCGGTCCACACCGAGGCGCGGTTGCGGTAGAAGCGGTCGATCAGGGAGTTCGCGGCGATCGCGCGCGAGAAGGCCTCGAGCGCCTCGTCCTGGCGCTTCAGCGCGAAGTAGCCGAGGCCGAGGCCGTTGAGGGCGTTCGGGTCGAGCGGGTCGTTCTTCACCGCCAGCGAGTAGTTCTCGAGGGCCTTCGGGTAATCCTTGAGGAAGTAGTGGACGTTGCCGGCGCGCAGGTAGGCCTCGGCGTTTTTTGGGTCGACTTGCAAAGCTTTTCCTAATTCGCCGAGGGCGGCCCGGTAGTTGCGGCGCATCGTCAGCACGATCGCCAGCTTCACGCGCGCGCCCGCGTCGTTGGGCTCGAGCTCGAGCGCCCGGATCAGGTCCTGCTGGGCGGCCTCGAGGGCGTCCTGCGCGGTCAGCGCGACGCCGCGGCCCACGTAGGCGTCGGCGATCGAGCCGTCGATCTCCATCGCCTTCGTGTACTCGAGCACGGCCTTGTCGAACTGCTCGGAGTTGTGGAGCGAGTCGGCGCGCAGGATGAACACGTACGGGTCGCCGAGGTCCTTGATCATCTGGGCGTCGAGGTCGACGATCGCGGAGAGGAAGTCGTCCCCCTCGGGATGGCCGGCGGAGAAGCCGATGTGGGGGCTGCGGACGTAGGCGTCCATGCCGACGGCCTGGAGATACGCGCGGTGCGCCTCCTTGTACTGGCGCGCGGCGGCGTGGGAGATGGACTTCGCGATCAGGCCCTCGGCGCGGCGCGTGCCGAGCGCCCAGGCGGTGTCGATGTCCTCGATCGCGCGGGGGTACTGCTTCAGCGCGAACTTCGCGAGCGCGCGCTGCAGATAGGCGGGGCCGTGCTGACTGTCGATCTCGATGGCGCGCTCGCAGTACTTCAGCGCCTCGCGCGGGTCCTTCGCGAGGCGGCGCGCCTGGCAGAGGTGGGTCCAGGTGTCCTTCGAGCGAGGCTCGAGCTCGAGTGCCTTCTTGAAATCGGCCGTCGCCGCCTTCAGCTGGTTCAGAGAGGCGTAGGCGAGCCCCCGGTGCTGGTAGGCGCCCGCGAGCTTGTTGTCGAGCTGCAGCGCCTGGCTGAGGTCGCGCACGGCCTGCTCGTAGTCCCGCTGGCGCAGGCGGATGTGGCCGAGGGTGTCGTAGATCGAGGCGTTGCGCGGGTCCTTCTCGAGGGCGGCCTCGATGTCGCGCATGGCGGCGGAATGGTCGCCGATCTGGAACTCGGCGTCGGCGCGGCGCTCGAGGACGCGCGCGGCGGGTCCCTTCAGCGCGAGGGCGGTGTTGAAGGAGTCGATCGCCTTCAGGTACAGGCGGTTGCGCAGGCGCAGGGAGCCGAGGTTGTAATGGTAGCCGGGCTCGCGCGGCTTGAGCGCGACGGCTTTCATCACGTCCTGCAGCGCCTTCTCCGGCTCCTTGAGGGCGTTGGCGTACAGCGCGCCGCGCCCGTTGTAGGCCTCGGCGTGCTTCCCGTCGGCGCTGATCGCCTTCGTGAAGTCCTCGAGGGCCAGCGACGGCTTGTCGACGCGGGCGTAGAAGCTCGCTCGCGCGACCAGGATCTCGGGGTCGACGGGGTCCAGCCGCACGGCGCGGGTGAGGTCCTGCAGCGCGTGGGCGTCCTGGCCCATGCGGGCGAGCAGCCCTCCGCGCGCGGCGATCACCTGCGCGTTCTCCGGCTCGAGCTTGACGGCCGCGTCGAGGTCGGCGAGCGCCTTCTTGAGGTCCTTGTCGGCCTCGAAGACGCGCGCGCGGCGGCTCAGCGCCGGGACGCCGGACCCGAGGTCGTAGGCGCGCCCGTAGGAGGCGACGGCGTCCTTCCAGAGCTGCAGCGACTGGTAGCGGTCGCCGATCGCGACCGCGGCCTCGGGCGTGAGCTTCGCCGAGGTCATCGCGTTGCGGTAGTCCGAGAGCGCCTGCTCGCGTCTCCCGCCGCGCCAATGCAGCTCGCCCCGGTTGAAGTAGGGCGCGTAATCCTGCGCGTCGGCGCGGACGGCCTCCTCGAAATCCTTCAGCGCGCCGGCCTCGTCGCCCTTGCGCAGCTTCAGCGCGGCCCGGCCGAGGTACGCGTACGAGTACTCCGGATCGATCGAGATCGCACGGTCGTAGGCCTTCGCCGCGCGCTTGAGGTCGCCCTGCCGCGCCATCGCCGAGCCGACGAGCGCGAACGCCATCGTGAAATTCTTGTTGGAGCGCAGCGCCGCGGTCAGCTCCGCCACCGCCTTCGCGTCGTCGCCCTTGTCGTAGTAGGTGCGTCCCCGGGAGAACAGCCACAGCGCCGTCTTGGGCTCGAGCTTGAGGGCGTCGTTCAGGTCGGCCAGGCACTTGGCCCAGTCCCCCTTCTCTCGCCACACCCGGGAGCGGGCGTACAGCGCCTTCGGCGTCTTCTGGTCGGCCTTCAGCGCGGCGTTGAAGCTCTCCAGCGCCTTGTCGACGCGGCCGAGGAGCAACTGCGCCCCGCCCTGCGCGACGAGCTCGTCGACCGCCAGCGAGCCGGTGCCGACGCCGAGGAGCTCGAGCGCCTTCGCCGCGTCCGCCTTCTGCCGGGTCAGGTCGCCGGCCGCGTGCCACAGGCGCGCGCGCAGCTCGTAGGCGTCGCCGTTGCGCGCGTCGGCCAGCAGCGCCTCGTTGACGGAGCGCATCGCGTCCTTGAAGTCGCCGCGGCGGTACAGCGCGTCGCCCTCGATCAGAAGACGGCGGGCCGCGCCTTTATCGGCCGCCAGCAGGGGCGGAGCCAAAAAGACGAGGGCCGCGAGGGTCGTCGCGAGCGATCGTGAGGGCATCAACATGAGGAGAGTACCGGGAACGTGTTACAAATTCAAGGCTAAATGCGCCTTCTAAAGGTAGTAGTCGCGGATCCAGCGGTGCTTGGCGATCGCGGCCAGCTCGGCCGCGTCGAAGTAGTTGCCGTCGCAGGCGCGGGCGTTGAAGGTGACGTGGGAGACGCGGCGCATGCCCGGGATCACGGTCGTGACCGAGTCGAAGCTCAGGCAGTACTTGAGCGCGGCCGCCGCGAGCGTCTCCGCCTTGGGGCCTATGACGACGCGCGCGAGCTGGTCGGCGCGGCGGCAGGTCTCCGCCAGGCGCTCCCCGCCGAAATAATGCGAGCGGAAGTCCTCGGGCGCGAAGCGGGTCTCCGGCGTCAGCATCCCGGTCAGGCTGCCCTCGTCGAACGGGCAGCGCACGATCACGCCGACGCCCTTTTCCCGGCACAAGGGAAGGAGCTTGTCGGCCGCGCGCTGGTCGAACATGTTGAAGAGGACCTGCACGACGCCGACGAGGCCGGTCGAGACGAGCTCGATCGCGGACTCGGGGTCGTCGTTGTTGATCGAGACGCCCCAGTTGCGGACCTTCCCCTCGGCCTTGAGCTTCGCCATCTCCGCGGCGAGTGCCGGCCACATCGGGTCCTTCAGCCAGGAGTCGTGCCAGACGTGGAACTGGTAGAGGTCGACGCCGTCCGTGCCGAGGTTGCGCAGGGACCTCTCGACGCTGAGGCGCACCCAGTCCGGCGGGAACACGAGCGCCAGCCGGGAGCGGGGATGGCCGGGCCACTCCATGTTCTTCGGCGGCACCTTGGTGGAGACGACGGCGCGGCGGCCCGCTTCCTTGAAGAGGCGCGCGATGAGCCGCTCGGAGTGCCCGTGCCCGTAGGCGTAGGCCGTGTCGAAGTAGTTGATGCCCGAGTCGAGGGCGGCGTGCAGGGCGGCCATGGACTCATGGTCGTCCGTCGGGCCCCACATGGACTTGCCGATGCCCCA from Elusimicrobiota bacterium harbors:
- a CDS encoding BamA/TamA family outer membrane protein — protein: MRAAGLTAAAVLLALPAAAHESPGYPSEAPGANIAEIRIERVNVFDPTVPGEDWWPFRLANKIHYPTRESVIRRELLFAPGEVWDPLLVIQSERNLRANGSFRRVDIIPVKRPGGEVDAVVRSQDSWTTNPRFAAGTEGGESFFGVGLEEGNILGYGKSLAFDYGRTGRKTTSSYSYGDPRFMGTRLALNAGYSRGTAGDAGIASLTSPFYSLDSPRASAVSWQRSVSERSVYRDAEEYTEFRVRRRVVEGSLGRRLEADKIFVQRVEGGWYSDRAQYESMSGAAPGTVPGTLPDNRELSGPTIGYSWVQPDYIKENYIDRMERVEDFNLGNELSARAGWMSAKTGSDRDRVIFSASNQQGVSFAPGRFAIGRVALTGRTVAGRWENSLANADLNFFWKTNWRGDHTLVGHLEGAFGKYLDRDNAIALGGSTGLRGYKNNSFVGGQAVLVNFEDRFFFPGEFFHLVRLGAAVFVDSGVVGREGDDLTLRNIKSDIGMGLRAASTRSRSGGVGRVDVAYALNRGPGGGSRWVISIKGGQAFNLFNSAARGVEPSPPSRLN
- a CDS encoding tetratricopeptide repeat protein; its protein translation is MPSRSLATTLAALVFLAPPLLAADKGAARRLLIEGDALYRRGDFKDAMRSVNEALLADARNGDAYELRARLWHAAGDLTRQKADAAKALELLGVGTGSLAVDELVAQGGAQLLLGRVDKALESFNAALKADQKTPKALYARSRVWREKGDWAKCLADLNDALKLEPKTALWLFSRGRTYYDKGDDAKAVAELTAALRSNKNFTMAFALVGSAMARQGDLKRAAKAYDRAISIDPEYSYAYLGRAALKLRKGDEAGALKDFEEAVRADAQDYAPYFNRGELHWRGGRREQALSDYRNAMTSAKLTPEAAVAIGDRYQSLQLWKDAVASYGRAYDLGSGVPALSRRARVFEADKDLKKALADLDAAVKLEPENAQVIAARGGLLARMGQDAHALQDLTRAVRLDPVDPEILVARASFYARVDKPSLALEDFTKAISADGKHAEAYNGRGALYANALKEPEKALQDVMKAVALKPREPGYHYNLGSLRLRNRLYLKAIDSFNTALALKGPAARVLERRADAEFQIGDHSAAMRDIEAALEKDPRNASIYDTLGHIRLRQRDYEQAVRDLSQALQLDNKLAGAYQHRGLAYASLNQLKAATADFKKALELEPRSKDTWTHLCQARRLAKDPREALKYCERAIEIDSQHGPAYLQRALAKFALKQYPRAIEDIDTAWALGTRRAEGLIAKSISHAAARQYKEAHRAYLQAVGMDAYVRSPHIGFSAGHPEGDDFLSAIVDLDAQMIKDLGDPYVFILRADSLHNSEQFDKAVLEYTKAMEIDGSIADAYVGRGVALTAQDALEAAQQDLIRALELEPNDAGARVKLAIVLTMRRNYRAALGELGKALQVDPKNAEAYLRAGNVHYFLKDYPKALENYSLAVKNDPLDPNALNGLGLGYFALKRQDEALEAFSRAIAANSLIDRFYRNRASVWTASQKFGNAAGDFKTASMVNTDPTVIDEYKRLIEESESRSAKGKSS
- a CDS encoding aldo/keto reductase; this translates as MPHRPLGKTGLSISEIGFGGWGIGKSMWGPTDDHESMAALHAALDSGINYFDTAYAYGHGHSERLIARLFKEAGRRAVVSTKVPPKNMEWPGHPRSRLALVFPPDWVRLSVERSLRNLGTDGVDLYQFHVWHDSWLKDPMWPALAAEMAKLKAEGKVRNWGVSINNDDPESAIELVSTGLVGVVQVLFNMFDQRAADKLLPLCREKGVGVIVRCPFDEGSLTGMLTPETRFAPEDFRSHYFGGERLAETCRRADQLARVVIGPKAETLAAAALKYCLSFDSVTTVIPGMRRVSHVTFNARACDGNYFDAAELAAIAKHRWIRDYYL
- the metF gene encoding methylenetetrahydrofolate reductase [NAD(P)H], with product MSELFGKGRPLFSFEFFLPKAPEDLDKFIADVKELKGLDPDYVSLTYGAGGSGRGRTVEAAGRIQNETGLTTVCHLTCIAHTRDEITAVLARLEVLGIRHLVALRGDAPKDQPVAPPGERDFGYASDLVAFVKKRGGFKMAVAGYPETHPEAKSPEDDLARFARKCGEGADWALTQLFFDNKDYFAFVARARAAGVTAPIVPGIMPVTAYAQLKRFQSMCGAKIPHELEERMAKVQGDAEAVLREGVEWGARQCRELLDRGAPGIHFYTLNRSHSTSEILGRLRRR